From bacterium, the proteins below share one genomic window:
- the rbfA gene encoding 30S ribosome-binding factor RbfA, producing MKSRRQQRVEHQIQRVVGEIIGKGARDPRIGFVSVMGVDVTPDLKNAHIHVSVYGSEEEVAKTLEGLESARSFIQRELASALRLRYSPKIFFHRDDSIAYTMKVEEMLGSLRREDGQLPADDDEDTEETPGTD from the coding sequence GTGAAAAGCCGACGCCAGCAGCGAGTGGAACATCAGATCCAGCGGGTGGTGGGTGAGATCATCGGGAAGGGCGCCCGCGACCCCCGGATCGGTTTCGTCAGCGTGATGGGAGTCGACGTCACCCCCGACCTGAAGAACGCCCACATCCACGTCAGCGTCTACGGAAGCGAGGAAGAGGTCGCCAAGACGCTCGAGGGGCTGGAGAGCGCCAGGAGCTTCATCCAGCGGGAACTGGCGTCCGCGCTCCGTCTCCGCTACAGCCCCAAGATCTTCTTCCACCGGGACGATTCCATCGCCTACACCATGAAAGTCGAGGAGATGCTGGGCAGCCTGCGCCGGGAAGACGGCCAGCTCCCCGCGGACGACGATGAGGATACCGAAGAGACTCCTGGAACTGATTGA
- the infB gene encoding translation initiation factor IF-2 has protein sequence MRVYELARELEVSSKELLELLRAKGIEVKSHSSSISDDDAEIARRELSAPAAEEAGAPAAAEEAAPEEAPEQPRRLTVKFPVTVQQLCEVIDVKPNILIKRLLDNGIFASLNQFLDEETAGVMAADYGYELVSETAVKDKDEAQAAPPPPSPAAPAAAPAARKENLKPRGPVVTLMGHIDHGKTSILDAIRRSRITAKEAGGITQHIGAYRVDAGGHGVVFLDTPGHAAFTTMRARGANLTDIVVLVVAADDGIMPQTLEAIDHARAADVPVVVAINKCDKTAADPNRVKMQLVEKGLAPEGMGGEVLCVEVSATTKKGLSELLEMLLLQAEIMELKADPEGPVEGIVVEAKLSGKRGVVATVLVRNGTLKVGQAVVCGECTGKVKAMFDDRGQPVKAAGPATPVEVLGLNDVPEAGAILRGVENEVQGRRITEELKVSSRRRAQEEARKTTLEDFFQKLAEGHTRDMRILLKGDVQGSVEALGSLLAQLSDSEVALNIIRSDVGDISESDIMLASASDAVVVGFHVGIDTRVRQLARQEGVDVRLYNIIYEAVDEIRLALEGMLSPIVEESVTGEAVVLEVFKISKVGRIAGCRVESGKLRKGAKVRLRREGETVTEDTISQLKRFKDSVEEVTSGQECGIALANFHDFQAGDVLQSIQVTRTARRL, from the coding sequence ATGAGAGTATACGAATTAGCCAGGGAACTCGAGGTCAGCAGCAAGGAACTGCTGGAGCTGCTGCGGGCGAAGGGGATCGAGGTAAAATCCCATTCTTCTTCGATCTCCGACGATGACGCCGAAATCGCGCGCCGGGAGCTGTCCGCCCCGGCCGCGGAGGAAGCGGGCGCTCCCGCCGCCGCGGAAGAGGCCGCTCCCGAAGAAGCTCCGGAGCAGCCCCGGCGGCTGACGGTCAAGTTCCCGGTCACGGTCCAGCAGTTGTGCGAGGTGATCGACGTCAAACCCAACATCCTGATCAAGCGGCTTCTGGACAACGGCATCTTCGCCTCCCTGAACCAGTTCCTGGACGAGGAGACGGCCGGGGTCATGGCCGCCGACTACGGGTACGAACTCGTCTCCGAGACCGCGGTCAAGGATAAGGACGAAGCCCAGGCGGCGCCTCCGCCCCCGTCTCCGGCCGCCCCGGCCGCGGCGCCGGCGGCCCGGAAAGAGAACCTCAAGCCCCGGGGGCCGGTCGTCACCCTGATGGGCCACATCGACCACGGCAAAACCTCCATCCTCGACGCCATCAGGCGCTCCCGGATCACCGCCAAGGAAGCGGGGGGGATCACCCAGCATATCGGGGCCTACCGCGTCGACGCCGGCGGCCACGGCGTGGTCTTCCTGGACACCCCCGGCCACGCCGCCTTCACCACCATGCGCGCCCGGGGGGCGAACCTGACCGATATCGTCGTCCTGGTGGTGGCGGCCGACGACGGGATCATGCCCCAGACCCTGGAGGCCATCGACCACGCCCGCGCCGCCGACGTCCCGGTGGTGGTCGCCATCAACAAATGCGACAAGACCGCGGCCGATCCCAACCGGGTCAAGATGCAGCTGGTCGAAAAAGGCCTGGCTCCCGAGGGGATGGGGGGCGAGGTCCTCTGCGTCGAGGTCTCGGCCACGACCAAGAAGGGGCTGAGCGAACTTCTGGAAATGCTCCTGCTCCAGGCCGAGATCATGGAGCTGAAAGCCGACCCCGAGGGCCCGGTGGAGGGAATCGTGGTCGAGGCCAAGCTTTCGGGGAAACGGGGCGTGGTGGCGACCGTCCTGGTCCGGAACGGAACCCTCAAGGTCGGTCAGGCCGTGGTCTGCGGGGAATGCACGGGCAAGGTCAAGGCCATGTTCGACGACCGGGGGCAGCCGGTCAAGGCCGCGGGGCCGGCGACGCCGGTGGAAGTCCTGGGGCTGAACGACGTTCCCGAAGCCGGCGCCATCCTGCGCGGGGTCGAGAACGAGGTCCAGGGCCGGCGGATCACCGAGGAATTGAAGGTAAGCAGCCGCCGCCGCGCCCAGGAAGAAGCGCGCAAGACCACGCTCGAGGACTTTTTCCAGAAACTGGCCGAGGGCCACACCCGGGACATGCGCATCCTGCTCAAGGGCGACGTGCAGGGCTCGGTCGAAGCCCTGGGCTCGCTCCTGGCCCAGCTCTCCGACAGCGAAGTGGCGCTGAACATCATCCGCTCCGACGTCGGGGACATCAGCGAATCCGACATCATGCTGGCCTCCGCCTCGGACGCGGTGGTGGTCGGTTTCCACGTCGGCATCGACACCCGGGTGCGGCAACTGGCCCGCCAGGAAGGGGTGGACGTTCGGCTCTACAATATCATCTACGAAGCCGTCGACGAGATCCGGCTGGCCCTGGAAGGGATGCTCTCCCCGATCGTGGAAGAGTCCGTGACCGGGGAAGCCGTCGTCCTCGAGGTCTTCAAAATCTCCAAGGTGGGCCGGATCGCGGGTTGCCGGGTGGAATCGGGGAAACTCCGCAAGGGGGCCAAGGTCCGCCTCCGCCGCGAAGGCGAAACGGTAACCGAGGACACGATTTCCCAGCTCAAGCGGTTCAAGGATTCGGTCGAGGAAGTTACCAGCGGGCAGGAATGCGGAATAGCGCTCGCCAATTTTCATGATTTCCAGGCCGGCGACGTCCTGCAGTCGATCCAGGTGACCCGGACGGCCCGGCGCCTGTAA